The Chanodichthys erythropterus isolate Z2021 chromosome 14, ASM2448905v1, whole genome shotgun sequence genome window below encodes:
- the cfap97d2 gene encoding uncharacterized protein CFAP97D2 isoform X3 — translation MQHQAYQPVLPCVNKYLQYRWDKNCYEMHRSKVKSAKPTINTTPPKTYGHLLVKFKKRQLEEERISRIERENQMLLDKMSHIMQTNGGVDCRNDYVKKSLGTEKRQLELLRIAKENEWILQRLSSCRPRYSVHVWHEQWLKNLELMENIGRYPRLYTAQTDMGR, via the exons ATGCAACATCAAGCTTACCAACCTGTTTTGCCCtgtgttaataaatatctgcaataCAGATGGGACAAAAACTGCTATGAGATGCACAGGAGCAAG gttaaatCCGCAAAACCAACTATCAACACTACTCCCCCGAAAACCTATGGCCATCTACTTGTCAAGTTTAAGAAAAGACAG CTCGAAGAAGAACGGATTTCGAGAATCGAAAGAGAAAATCAGATGCTTCTAGATAAAATGTCCCATATAATGCAGACCAACGGGGGAGTTGACTGTAGAAATGACTATGTAAAGAAAAG TCTTGGCACAGAAAAAAGACAGCTGGAGCTGCTTCGCATCGCCAAAGAGAATGAGTGGATCCTCCAGCGTTTGTCCAGCTGCAGGCCGCGGTACAGCGTTCATGTGTGGCACGAGCAGTGGCTCAAAAACCTGGAGCTCATGGAGAATATAGGGAGATATCCGCGTCTGTACACAGCACAG ACAGACATGGGAAGGTAG
- the cfap97d2 gene encoding uncharacterized protein CFAP97D2 isoform X2 — MQHQAYQPVLPCVNKYLQYRWDKNCYEMHRSKVKSAKPTINTTPPKTYGHLLVKFKKRQLEEERISRIERENQMLLDKMSHIMQTNGGVDCRNDYVKKSLGTEKRQLELLRIAKENEWILQRLSSCRPRYSVHVWHEQWLKNLELMENIGRYPRLYTAQQTDMGR, encoded by the exons ATGCAACATCAAGCTTACCAACCTGTTTTGCCCtgtgttaataaatatctgcaataCAGATGGGACAAAAACTGCTATGAGATGCACAGGAGCAAG gttaaatCCGCAAAACCAACTATCAACACTACTCCCCCGAAAACCTATGGCCATCTACTTGTCAAGTTTAAGAAAAGACAG CTCGAAGAAGAACGGATTTCGAGAATCGAAAGAGAAAATCAGATGCTTCTAGATAAAATGTCCCATATAATGCAGACCAACGGGGGAGTTGACTGTAGAAATGACTATGTAAAGAAAAG TCTTGGCACAGAAAAAAGACAGCTGGAGCTGCTTCGCATCGCCAAAGAGAATGAGTGGATCCTCCAGCGTTTGTCCAGCTGCAGGCCGCGGTACAGCGTTCATGTGTGGCACGAGCAGTGGCTCAAAAACCTGGAGCTCATGGAGAATATAGGGAGATATCCGCGTCTGTACACAGCACAG CAGACAGACATGGGAAGGTAG
- the cfap97d2 gene encoding sperm axonemal maintenance protein CFAP97D1 isoform X1, with protein MQHQAYQPVLPCVNKYLQYRWDKNCYEMHRSKVKSAKPTINTTPPKTYGHLLVKFKKRQLEEERISRIERENQMLLDKMSHIMQTNGGVDCRNDYVKKSLGTEKRQLELLRIAKENEWILQRLSSCRPRYSVHVWHEQWLKNLELMENIGRYPRLYTAQRSPLPPISADRHGKVENEKYARNEDERSARNERKENDEKTRVTSEDEA; from the exons ATGCAACATCAAGCTTACCAACCTGTTTTGCCCtgtgttaataaatatctgcaataCAGATGGGACAAAAACTGCTATGAGATGCACAGGAGCAAG gttaaatCCGCAAAACCAACTATCAACACTACTCCCCCGAAAACCTATGGCCATCTACTTGTCAAGTTTAAGAAAAGACAG CTCGAAGAAGAACGGATTTCGAGAATCGAAAGAGAAAATCAGATGCTTCTAGATAAAATGTCCCATATAATGCAGACCAACGGGGGAGTTGACTGTAGAAATGACTATGTAAAGAAAAG TCTTGGCACAGAAAAAAGACAGCTGGAGCTGCTTCGCATCGCCAAAGAGAATGAGTGGATCCTCCAGCGTTTGTCCAGCTGCAGGCCGCGGTACAGCGTTCATGTGTGGCACGAGCAGTGGCTCAAAAACCTGGAGCTCATGGAGAATATAGGGAGATATCCGCGTCTGTACACAGCACAG AGATCCCCCTTGCCACCCATTTCAGCAGACAGACATGGGAAGGTAGAGAACGAGAAATATGCAAGAAATGAGGATGAACGGTCTGCAAGGAATGAGAGGAAGGAAAATGATGAGAAGACAAGAGTTACATCTGAAGACGAAGCGTAA